The Helianthus annuus cultivar XRQ/B chromosome 16, HanXRQr2.0-SUNRISE, whole genome shotgun sequence genome includes a window with the following:
- the LOC110918101 gene encoding F-box protein At5g07610, which produces MKTTAEDSSEEAPSTHVVLSNHDLLIEILLRLPVVSLHVFKSVSKRWLSIITNPNFTLRHSPFGLFLPRQSFSEYDFVQLYNIIPANRSPLPTTFTLKFDSHKAEILHSCNGLLLCRVRPDKLYVYNPSIYRFKAVEVIPECRVMGSFKMAFDPSKSSHYKIVYAGVVSGSVQIGTYSSETCEWKICKDQFPLQRFRGFHQGIYWNDAIHWLHNANRALHCRLDVEHKCLTSINTPKILDGKEVHCDQRLFESHGCLLLLCIDLQRMSIYEMREGDSGWSVKYIVNLVEFMMLLPKTWRKGLRCLCSNHVRCIMIGKREEDSFLVMEIYGKIVQYKIALKTLRKLYELESFHSPVSFQFIASVAGV; this is translated from the coding sequence ATGAAAACGACTGCCGAAGATTCATCTGAAGAAGCTCCATCCACACATGTTGTCCTATCCAACCATGACCTCTTGATCGAAATCTTACTCCGTTTACCAGTTGTCTCACTTCACGTCTTCAAATCCGTATCCAAACGCTGGTTATCCATTattacaaaccctaatttcactcTCCGCCATTCCCCGTTTGGTCTCTTTCTACCGCGACAAAGTTTCTCTGAATATGATTTCGTCCAGTTGTATAACATTATTCCCGCCAACAGATCTCCATTACCCACCACCTTCACTCTTAAATTTGACTCACATAAAGCTGAGATTTTGCACTCTTGCAATGGTTTGCTTCTTTGCCGTGTAAGGCCTGATAAGTTGTACGTATACAATCCATCGATATATCGGTTTAAAGCGGTTGAAGTGATTCCAGAGTGTCGTGTTATGGGTAGTTTTAAAATGGCTTTTGATCCTTCTAAATCATCTCATTACAAAATAGTGTATGCTGGAGTAGTAAGTGGTTCAGTTCAAATAGGAACATATTCTTCAGAAACATGCGAGTGGAAGATTTGTAAGGATCAATTTCCGCTTCAACGTTTTAGAGGTTTCCACCAAGGAATATATTGGAATGATGCCATTCATTGGCTCCATAATGCGAATAGGGCTTTGCATTGCAGGTTAGATGTTGagcataagtgtttaacaagcaTAAATACACCTAAAATATTGGATGGTAAGGAGGTGCATTGCGATCAAAGGTTGTTCGAGTCTCACGGTTGTTTGCTTCTTCTTTGTATTGATTTGCAACGGATGAGTATTTACGAGATGAGGGAAGGGGATTCTGGGTGGTCGGTGAAGTACATTGTAAATCTTGTGGAGTTTATGATGCTTTTGCCCAAAACCTGGAGGAAGGGACTAAGGTGCCTTTGTTCGAACCATGTTCGATGTATTATGATCGGGAAGAGAGAAGAGGATTCGTTCCTTGTGATGGAGATATATGGAAAGATAGTACAATACAAGATCGCGTTAAAGACTCTCCGTAAGCTCTATGAACTGGAATCGTTTCACTCCCCGGTTAGCTTTCAGTTCATTGCATCTGTTGCTGGTGTGTGA